The following is a genomic window from Spirosoma foliorum.
GTGTATTTCAACGTTCCGGAAGCCGAGTACCTGAACTACAAAACGCACGCGCAGCAGGAAAACCTGAACAGCGTAAACTTACTGATGGCCAACCAACGGATTTATAACTATCCGGGTGTGGTTCAGACGATTGAAGCCGACTTTAACAATGAAACCGGTAACATTGCTTTCCGGGCTACCTTCCCAAATCCAAGTGGCTTGTTACGGCACGGCGAAACCGGCAATATTCAGATGACTTTGCCGCTCAAAAACGCCATGATTATCCCGCAGAAAGCTACGTTCGAGGTTCTGGAAAAGAAGTACGTATATGTAGTGGATAAAGAAAACAAAATTCGGTCGAGAGAGATCACAATCGGCGCAGAGATGCCGCACATTTTTGTTGTTCGATCGGGTCTGAACAAAGATGATAAGATTCTTCTGGAAGGTTTACGGCAGGTAAAAGAGAACGAAAAAATAGAATACAAATTCGTGCAACCTGCTGCTGTAATCTCGAATCTAGGGCTTTATGCCGAGTAAGTAAATGGTTAATGGTTAATGACTAATGGGCAATGAAATTCACTTCATTATCAGGCCATTACTCATTATACATTATTCCGCGCGGGCAGCCCCGATTTTGAATTATTCATTTACTTAAAGCAAAAGACATGTTCACACAATTTATTCGCAGACCGGTATTCGCTATCGTGATTTCCATCATGATAGTCTTTATCGGTGTGCTGGCAATCAAGCAGTTGCCGATTTCTCAATTCCCGGATATTGCGCCTACTACCGTAAACATATTTATTGACTATCCAGGATCCAGCGCTGATGTATTGGTTAAATCCACGCTGATTACGCTGGAACAGGCGATCAACGGGGTTCAGGACATGCGATACATAGCAACCGATGCAACCAGCGCCGGTGAAGCTACCCTTCGGATTATTTTTGAACCGGGAACCGACCCGAACGACGCCGTTATCAGGGTAAAAACAAGGGTTGACCAGGTTATGCCGCTCTTGCCTGAGCTGGTTCAACGGGAAGGGGTTATCATTACGCCAATCCAGCCTAGTATGTTGATGTACGTTAACCTCTACGCCAAGGAAAAGGGGATTGACGAGAAGTTCCTGTTCAACTACGCTACAGTTAAAATGATCCCCGAAATCCAACGGACGAAAGGGGTGGCGAGGGCGCAAATATTGGGTAGCCGACGATATGCTATGCGTGTCTGGCTGAATCCTGACCGTATGCGGGCCTACAACATTTCGGTAGAAGAAGTAATGAAGGCCTTAGGGGAGCAAAGTATCATTGGTCGGCCGGGCCGACTTGGTCAAAGCTCCGGTATTGCTGCTCAATCGCTTGAATACGTACTTACGTATAAAGGACGGTATAGCGAACCCAAAGAGTACGAAAGTATTATTATCCGAGCTAACTCGCAGGGGGAAAGTATTCACTTAAGGGATATTGGCCGGGTTGAATTGGGTAGTGAATTCGTGAACATCTACTCCAATCTGGATGGACACCCATCGGCGGCTATCGTGTTGCGGCAAAACTACGGTAGTAATGCCAGTGATGTAATTGAGCAGGTGAAAAAGAAGCTCGAAATAATGAAGGAGTCCTTCCCGCCGGGCGTGGATTATAAAATTAGCTACGACGTTTCGAACTTCCTGGATGCATCGATCGAGCAGGTAATTGATACACTGCGGGATGCCTTTATTCTGGTGGCCTTCGTGGTGTTCATATTCCTGGGCGACTGGCGGTCAACCCTGATTCCAATTCTTGCGGTACCGGTATCCTTGATTGGTGCGTTCTTCGTGATTCAGGCGTTTGGCCTTTCCATCAACTTAATTACGCTCTTCGCGTTGGTACTGGCTATCGGTATCGTGGTTGATGATGCCATCGTGGTCGTGGAAGCGGTACACGCCAAGATGGAAGAAAAACCGCATTTGTCTCCCTTTGGGGCTGTTAAGCAAGTACTGGGTGAGATTAGTGGTGCTATTATCGCCATTACCCTGGTGATGGTATCGGTATTCCTGCCGATCTCCTTCATGACGGGTCCGGTTGGTACCTTCTATCGTCAGTTCTCTATTACAATGGCTAGCTCCATTGTGATTTCGGCGCTGATCGCTCTAACGCTGACACCCGTGTTGTGCGCCATGTTGCTGAAAAACCATCATGGTCATGAGCACAAGAAAAATATCTTAACCCGGATGATCGACAGTTTCAACCGGGGCTTTGACAAGATGACCGGACGCTATGTAAGTCTGTTGCGACTGATCGTTAACCGACGATTCGTTACGTTCCTGATCTTAGTCGCTTTCTGTCTGGGTATTGCCTACGAGAACCAGATTCTGCCATCGGGCTTTATCCCGAACGAAGACCAGAGTACGATTTACGCCATCATTCAGACGCCACCAGGCACCACGCTGGAAAAAACCAACCAGGTTTCTCAATCGCTTCAGAAAATTTGCGAAGAGGTTCCAGGTATCGAATCGGTGTCTTCACTGGCTGGTTACGAGATCATGACAGAAGGTCGGGGTTCTAACGCCGGTACCTGTCTGATCAACCTCAAGCCCTGGGGCGATCGTTCTAAGAACGTGAAGGAAATCATGGAAGAGCTGGAAGGAAAAACAAGAAACCTTGGCGCGACCATCGAATTCTTCGAGCCACCAGCTATCCCAGGTTTCGGTACATCGGGCGGTTTCTCCATGCGTTTGCTGGATAAAAATACCGAAACAGACTACCATGAATTTGATATTGTTAACAAAAAATTCATGGAGGATTTGGGCAAACGTAAAGAGCTGATGGGCTTGTTTACCTTCTTTGCAGCCAACTATCCTCAGTACGAACTGGAAATTGACAACAACCTGGCCATGCAGAAAGGCGTATCCATCGGAAAAGCGATGGATAACCTAAACATCATGATCGGTAGTACCTACGAGCAAGGGTTCATTAAATTCAACCAGTTCTTCAAGGTATACGTGCAGTCTGATCCTGAGTTCAGAAGACTACCTTCTGATATTCTGAAGCTCTTTGTTAAAAACGACGCGGGTGAAATGGTGCCTTACTCAGCTTTCATGAAGTTGAAAAAAGGTCAGGGTCCGAACGAAATTACCCGCTTCAATTTGTATAATTCAGCGGCTATTCAGGGGCAACCAGCGAAAGGCTACACGACGGCAGATGCCATCGCGGCCATCCGGGAAGTTGCTGCGAAGACCTTGCCAAAAGGCTATGACATTGCCTTCGAAGGTCTTTCATACGATGAATCGATTCGGGGTAACGAAACGTTGATCGTCTTCCTGATTGTGGTATCCTTCGTTTATCTGGTGTTAGCTGCCCAATATGAAAGTTTCATCATCCCGTTAGCGGTATTAACCTCGCTGCCGGTTGGTATCTTTGGTTCGTTCTTCCTCTTAAAAGCAATGGGGCTGGAGAACAACATTTATGCACAGATCGGTCTGATCATGCTGGTAGGTCTATTGGGTAAAAACGCCGTACTGATTGTGGAGTTTGCGGTTCAGAAACGTCAGCAGGGTGAAACCATTCTGAACGCAGCCATCGAGGGTGCCAAGGTTCGTTTCCGACCGATCCTGATGACCTCCTTTGCGTTCGTGGCTGGTTTGATTCCACTTATTGTTGCAAAAGGAGCTGGAGCAATTGGTAACCGTACAATTGGTGCATCGGCCATGGGCGGTATGTTATTCGGAACCATTTTTGGGGTCATCATCATCCCTGGACTATACTACATATTTGGTAGTCTGGCCGATGGCAGGAAGATGATTAAAGATGAAGATGATAGTTCCTTAACTGAAAACCTGGTTCATTCAGTAGACAGTTTCCACCAACCTGAAGAAAGTGAAATCAATGAGTAATAAACGAATAGTAAGCGGATTAGGAGTAACGTTTATTACTCTATTCGCGGCTTCCTGTACGGTACCACTTCTGGTCCAGAAAGATGTGAATAAAGCAGTGCCAGCGAGTTACAATAACTCGCTGGATAGCACCAACACAGGGCAGTCCAGATGGCGGGACTATTTTACAGATGCCAATCTGACGGCCCTGATTGACACGGCGTTGTATAACAACCAGGAACTTAATGTTACGTTACAGGAAATCCAGATTGCCAACAACGAAGTATTCGCCAGAAGCGGGGCCTACCGACCTTTCGTTGGTCTGGGTGGTGGAGCTGGTATTGACAAAGTATCCCGGTATACCAGTCAGGGAGCCAGTGATGAGATTTCAGAAATTAAACCGGGGGTACCCACTCCAGCTGTTTTACCGAATTTCTATTTTGGTGCCACAGCTAGCTGGGAAGTGGATATCTGGCACAAACTACGGAATGCCAAGAAAGCAGCTGTAGCGAGTTATCTGGCTTCTATCGAAGGGAAAAATTTCCAGGTAACCAATCTGGTTGCCGAAATCGCCAACTCATACTATGAACTTCTGGCGCTGGATACACAACTGGATATCATACAGCGTAACCTGGTTATCCTGAACAACGCTTTATCGATCACCAAGCAGGAAAAAGAAGCGGCTAAGGTTACTGAACTGGCTGTTCGCCGATTTGAGGCTGAAGTATCTAAGACGCAGAGTCTTCAGTACGAAATTCAGCAGAAGATTGTTGAAGCAGAAAACCGGATCAACTTTCTGGTGGGACGTTTTCCGCAGCATGTTCAGCGGAATTCGCAGAGTTTTAGCGAATTAGTGCCACCTAGAATCCAGGCGGGCATTCCATCGCAACTGTTAGCCAATCGGCCCGACATCAGACAGGCCGAATGGAATCTGGAAGCGGCTAAACTGGATATCAGTGTTGCAAAAGCAAACTTTTATCCCTCGCTCAATCTAAGAGGATTTCTAGGCGTGATGTCCTATAGTCCGTTGTATCTTCTGAATACTCCACAAGCGTTGGTCGCTTCATTAGCTGGCGATTTAGTGGGGCCAATTGTGAACAAAAATGACATTACGGCCAGATACAAAAGCGCTAATGCCAAGCAAATCCAGACCGTATATAACTACCAGAAAACGGTGCTGAACGCCTATATTGAGGTAGCCAATCAGTTGTCAAATATTGATAACCTGAGTAAAAAATACGACGCAAAAAATAATCAGGTGCAGGCACTTACCCAGTCGACTAACATATCGCTCAAGTTATTCACATCTGCCAGAGCCGATTATATGGAGGTTCTGCTGACTCAACGTGATGTACTTGAAGCAAGAATGGAGCTTATTGAAACCCGAATGCAGCAAATGCATGCCCTGATCAATACTTATCGGGCATTGGGTGGCGGCTGGAAATAAGCGAGTCGCGCGTTAACTAGACAATAAACGAGTCCCGAACTGGATTAACCATAAGCTGTTAATCCAGTTCGGGACTCGTGCTTTACCAAAGTTGATTTTATTGGTAATCTTAACGTGAATTATGAATAAAATATGGGTTTATCAATTGATTGTTAACTATTTATAGTATTGTTTTTTGTCATCCCGACGCCAGGAGGGATCTTCGGCAACTGGTTATTTACCGAAGATCCCTCCTGGCGTCGGGATGACAAAAAACTAGTATCATGCTAGTTGTAAATTGGCCATAATTCACGTTAATATTCTGCTGATAGTCAGCGTATAAGCCATCAATTAGAAGCAAAAGAATCTCTAGAATCTAAACTGGACAAGTACTCGTCATTTATAGATTAATCCAGAATCAATACCGTAGCCGATTTGCCCTGAATAGGCAGCTCGTCCGAATTGGCGACTAATGTCTTCCCATTTAATACGTAGTTCTTGCCCTTAAGATTCGCAAGTTTAAGTGTATAATGCCAGTCCGCGGTCTTCGAGTTAAGCGTATACTGGACACCTTTGCCGGTTTTTTGTACGGCAAACGAAATCAGGTTATCGCCAACCGGGAGTTCGGCCAGACTGATAGAATCCCAGCCAGAAGGCAGGTGTGGCGCAAACGTGATCGCTTTTTTGTAGGCATCAGGTTGCACACCAAAAACGTGGGTAACAAGCGGTACCGCCAGCCCGTAAATTGTCCAGGCCTGGGCAGGGCACCCGTAATCAGGCATCATTTCGGAAATAGAACCGGGCAGGACTCGGCTAAACGTTTCCACAATTTTATTGACGTACCACAGGGATTCATCCGTACGTCCATAGGCAGCCTCTGCCACTGCCTGAACACCGGTCGCAATGGTCATCATGTTCCGTCGTTCAACAGCCGACAGGTAGGGACCATACTCGCCCGTATGTTCAGTACGCACTTTGTCAAGCAATCGGATGGCTTTAGCGGATGGGGCAATCCCCGATTCGATTGGTGTACTGATCACCCAGTTTTTATTGGTGAACCACCCTCTCTGAGTACCAGCAGGGAGCGTTTCCAGATGCGCAAGCAGTGTCTTGTAAAATTCTTGTTTTTTGGCTAGAGCCGCCGACTGTTTATCCGCTTCGAGATCGAGTTGAACCTGTTCTATCGCTCCTTTGGTGGTCGTTATGGCCTGTTCGCGAGTGCCATAGAAATCGCAGTAGCTCCCTTCGGTTTCATCCCAGAATAACGTGTTGACTTTGTTTTTAAGCAGAGCGGCTTTCTGCGCATAATCTTTTTGCGATTTGGGGTCGTTAACAATGGCGGCCATTTTAGCAGCTACCTCCAATGCCTGCTGTGTGTATACGGCTACATCGACTAATTCGGCATTCAGTCCTTTCACCTCCATAATGCCATAGCCTTCAGGAAACATATCGCCATTTTTATCCTGATCCACTAATAGCCAATGGATTCCTTTCTGAATATACGGGTACATTTCCCGGAGAAAAGCAACATCGCCCGTCCACTCAAATACTTTCCAGACAGCTATGGCAAACTGAGCCGTTTCCTGTGTATTGCCTTTATTGCCGACAAATCCATTGGACGACATTTCGTGGATAATACGGCCATTAGCGTTCGTTTTCTCGGAAACCTGCTTGATCGTTCTGAGGGTAGATTTTGCCAGTTCGTGCCCGCCAAGGGCAACGACTCCCTGTTGCGCATAGGAGTTATCGCAGCCAAAAAGCCAGGGATACTCGATGGCACCAGCGCCGAGAAAACGGCCAATACCAGGGAGATCGCTAACTAACCACTCGGTATCTACTTTCCCCCAATTGACGGCCTGTTGCAGTTTCTTGTCTGGAATGTCAATTTTGGCCCGGTTAATGATAGCTGCGTAATGCGCCTGTTTTTCGCGCAGTAACTGATCCCGATTTTTTAAAATAGCTTCATAACTGGCCAGCGCCAATTCACTGGTTTTAGTAGAACCAGCTACAACGAAAACGGCGGTAAGGTGTTCGTTTGGTTTAAGGGCCACCGAGTGCGTTGATGAGGCTGACTTGCCCAGGCCAATGGTTTCCGTGGGCGTCGGAACATTGAGTGCATGACCACTAGTGGGTACAGAAGACCCCCAGACCGTAAACCACGAATGTTTGGTATCCTTTGCCGAATAAACCGCCCGTTTGGCATTCCATGAGATGGAATCGGGCGCGTCAATAATATTGTTTTCCGCCGAATACCACACGGGGCTAACGTCTGTTTTGACGACGAAATCCAGTTGTAAACGACGCGGTTTATTGGTCGTATTAGCGAGCGTGTAGGTAATAATCATGCCCTCTTTACCTTGTGGGCAATACTGGAACCGCTCGACCTGAATGCCATCCAGCACGGGTTTATAGGAAAATTTGCTACCGTAGGGATAGGTGATAAACTCGCTGGCATCGTTTAGCCAGGTAGCATCGTTTTTGTCTGAATCCGTCAATTTTAACCAGAATCCATCTAGTAGTTTGATCGGAGCCATCCATAATCCCCCCATTTCTCCCTTCACATGCGACCCCAGATCGGGGAAATCGCCGTTTTGTGTGCCGACAATGTAGGTTCGATCCCCGGCGGTAATGTATGGTTTTGTTACATGCGCCCCCTTATTTGAGAGGCCACGCATAAGTTCAGCACTGTACACTTCTTTAGTTTGGGCGAACGAAGTGCCCGCAGCCATTCCGGCCAGTATCGATACGACCAAAAAGGCCGTATAACGAAGTTTTTGCATACGCTTAAGGGTCAATAGACCGCTGATTTTTATGATTTCTGTGATTTTTGCTGATTTTAATTGGGTTAGGGATTTCACTCAGAGCTACAATTTTAAGCGAAAACAACAAAATCATACCTCATCGTAAACGTCATAAAAATCAGTGGTCTAACTAGGAAATAGTCAAAAGCCAATCTTGCTTAGCGAGCTACTGTCTGCAGGGCTTTTTGGAGTTGATCATAATCTGACCCCTCAATATAATTGGCCACTTTGCCGGAGCGATCAATGATGATAAAACTGGGTATGCTTGTTACCTGAAATTTGCTATTAAAGCCGAGAGAATCAGGAATTGGCATAAACGGAAGGGTTTCGGTGGCCATTACGCTGGCGATTTCTTCCTTCGAATCCTGTAAAATGCCTAAGATAATAGGCGCGTTTTCTGACTGGAAAGGTCGCAAGGCATCGGCGAATCGTTTTGCATCATTGGGACCCCAAAACGGTTTCTGTAAGCTAACCCAGAAGCTCAAAACAACGACCTGACCTTTTAATTCTGATAATCGGTATACTTTCCCATCGATCCCCTTCATGATAAATTCCTGCATTGGTTCGCCTATTTTAGGTCGCAGCGTTATATCAATATCGTTGAAACTATGCGTTGTTCGCTCTTCGGGGGTGCAAGCCCGAATGCTGTAGGCGCTGGGCTGTCCGTATTCATCGATAATAGGCTCTAAATGGTAGCCAAATGGGTCTTTGGTCATCAACTCCTGATACGCCGAATAGGAGATGGGTTTGCCTGTAACTTTGTCAATGAATCGGGTGTTCTTATCAATTTTTACGGCCCGTCTGATGCCGACCTGACTTGTTTGGGGCATTTGAGCAAATGAAGACCGAAGTGCGAAGGCGAATAAAACAACGAGAAGGACAAATTTCATGGGTTGTATGGATGGTAATGTTCGCCCAAAATTAGCGGGAGTACCCTTATCGTTAGTTGTACACGCTTTAAACTTTTCCTTTTATTGAAAAATCTAGGCTAGGCTACTTTTGTCATCCCGACCTTAGGAGGGATCTCAAGTTTGACTAGTACGAAGCTTGAGATCCCTCCTAAGGTCGGGATGACAAAAAAAGCGATAATTCATTGCGCTCTCTGCGGTTAAAAAAGAACAAAAACAAACAGTGTACTTTTGCCACAAAAACTGAACCGTCCCTTTTTAGTACATAATTTTATTCGGATTAACTCCTCCAAAACAAGCATGACCAACCTAAACGTCGAGACTTCTGTTGGTACTTCCCATATTCCTGGGCTTCTAAAGCCGAAATCGCATTTTGTCATTCTTGACGGATTACGAGGCATAGCTGCGTTCGCTGTGGTGATTTTTCATTTCATGGAATGCGTCTACCCCGAGCCTCGCCAAAACTTTATTGGTCATGGTTTTTTAGCCGTCGACTTTTTCTTTTGTCTATCCGGATTTGTTATCGGGTATGCCTATGATGACCGAATTGAAAAAATAGGGATTACGGAGTTCTTAAAAGCCCGACTAATCCGGTTGCATCCATTGGTTATACTAGGGTCTGTGCTGGGCCTGATCGCTTTTCTGGCCGATCCGTTTGTCGATAATTCGGAGGCCTACACGATCGGTAAACTTATACTGCTATTTACCTGCTCGATTCTTGTGATTCCGCTTCCCATCATGAAGGAGCGTGTTTTTAACCTCTTTGGCTTCAATGCCCCTGCTTGGTCATTGTTTTGGGAGTATATCGCCAATCTGGTTTATGTGCTTATTCTTTGTCGGCTCAAACGTCGTTATCTGGCTGTGCTGACCATACTGGCAGGCGCGTGGATTTTTTGGATTAGCTACCAGACCGGGAATCTGATGGGTGGCTGGAGTAAAGACAATTTCTGGGATGGCTGTGCCCGTGTTTCCTATTCGTTTTCGGCGGGCCTGTTCATCTACCGGGCTAACTGGATTATCAAAAACAAAATCGGATTTCTTGGGCTGGCCGTATTCGTATCGTTTGCCTTCTTGATGCCATATGGTAACTGGAATTGGCTTGCCGAAGCGCTGGTAGTATTAGTGTATTTCCCGCTTATCATTTCGTTGGGAGCGGGTTCGACATTGTCGCCCAGCATGGTCAATTTCTCGGATTTCCTGGGGAAATTGTCCTATCCCTTGTACATGACGCATTACTGGGCTATCTGGCTATTTGCCTACTACATCAGCAACCACAAACTCAGCGCCCAAGAACTTTTCCTGATTATATCGCTAACCATCGTTTTCATGATCGTGCAAGCCTATATCGCCATGACCTTGTACGATATTCCACTTCGTGGATATTTGAATGGGAAGCGGTATAGAGGAGATATGAAATCATAACTGGGACGCAACTGTTATAAACTTACAATGATTTCACTAACTCGCTTTTTGGGGTTCAGGACTATTATCTTTACGACAAATAATCCTACTACATTATTATGACTATTCGGCTAAAGAAGGACGCTACGCCTAAACAGATTAAGGAAGCCCTGGACAAAATCAAGCCATCTACTGGGCAGCCTTTGGATGTGAGCCGATTTTCGGGAAAAATAAAGTGGGGGCAGGATGCTGTGGAATATCAGCGCGAATTACGGGGTGAATAAATGAAAGAACGCCTGTTTTGCGATACAAACGCCCTAATCCGGTTATTAGAAGGGGATGCTCTAGTAAGTGCTTTATTGGCTGAAAAGCGGATCTATATTTCAGCTATTACTGAGATGGAAATGCAGTGCAAACCAAATATCAAGGCGAGTGAACGAGCAATTATTCGTGATTTATTATCCTATTGCATCATTGTCGATCTGACAGATGCAATTAAAGATCGGGCTATCAAGGTCCGCTTATCAACCCGACTTAAATTAATGGATGCAATCGTTGGTGCATCGGCTATAGAGGCTGGATTACCCTTAGTAACGGCCGACGAGAAGTTTAGTAGCTTACGTGGTACTGATGTAATAATGCTCCCACAGCGTTAAGAATCCAAAAAAAAAATACTATTTATTAGCTTTAGTAAGGTGTGCACTGCCGCAAATAAAAATCCCCAAATTCAGCGAATTTGGGGATTTTAGTAGGAAGTAGCGGGCTCGAACCGCTGACCTCTGCTCTGTCAAAGCAGCGCTCTGAACCAACTGAGCTAACCTCCTTTAGTGAATGACAATGATTCAATGGCATAATGCATTATCCACTATACATTATTCATTCCCGTTTAGGGAGTGCAAAATTACAAAACTTCCTCAGTTTCTAAAGGGGTGTGGTAAACTTTTTGTGAAGGAATTCGCAATAAAAGTAGGAACCCAATGACAAACAGGACCAATAGCGCTAGTATACTGTTGCGCATGCTGCCCGTTAGTTGTTCGATCAATCCGTAAACCAGCGTGCCAAATACCGTGGATGTCTTGTCGATGACGTCGTAAAAGCTGAAATAAGAGGCCGTATCGCTCGTAGCCGGAATGAGCTTGGAATAGGTCGAACGAGACAGCGACTGGATACCGCCCATAACTAAGCCTACGACGGCTGCCAGGGCAAAAAACTGCGTCTCGGTTTGCACAAAATAGGCCCCGGTACAGATCAGAATCCAGATGAAAACCGCCGTCATTAGGGCATACGTATTGCCGATTCGCTCAGATAACCAGGAAAATCCGTAGGCCCCCGGAATGGCTACCAGCTGAATAAGCAGAATCGTAATAATCAGGCTTTGACCGGGTAGTTTTAATTCATCGCTTCCGAAAATGGTGGCCACGTACATAACAGTCATTACCGCCATGTTATATACAAAAAACGATATCAGAAAGCGTTTGGCGAGTGGGCGCTCCTGCAAAGTGCCCCATACCTGCTGCAACTCTTTAAAGCCATTGAGCAGGTAATTGCCGGTTTTATCAGTCGCCTTTTTAACGCCGTCAGGTAGCCTACTAAACGGAATTTGCGCGAACCCAACCCACCATAAGCCAACAGTGAGGAAGGCAATTCGGGACGCCATAGCCTCCGATATATTCCCAAACCACTCCCGTTTCAGAATCACCAGCAGGTTCAGAATCATGAGCAATACGCTCCCCAAATACCCCATCGAAAAGCCGCGCGCGCTGACGCGGTCAAATTGATCTTCGGTGGCAATGTCGGGCAGGTAGGAGTTGTAAAATACGATACTGCCGCTCCAGCCTATGAGGCTGATCCAGAAGCAGATAATGGCGAATGTGGTGGTTTCCTTCGTGAAAAAATAAAGTAGACTGCAACTAATAGCTCCGGTATAGCAGAAAACTTTCATAAACGTTTTCTTCCGGCCACTATAATCGGCAATGGCTGAGCAAAGGGGCGACAACAGGGCCGTAAACAGAAATGCAGCCGAGATGGTATAGGAAAACAGGACTGAGTTCTTAATGGAAATGCCCAGAAAGTTAATGATGGGTCCACCGGCCTCATTGAGCGCAGTGGCAGAGAAATAAACCGGAAAAATACTGGACACAATGACCAGCGAATGCACCGAATTGGCCCAGTCATAAAAAGTCCAGGCAGTCAGGATGCGGGGGGAGTTTTTGGACATAGAAAGTGAATGAGTGAAAGAGCGAATGAGCGAGAGAGTGAAGATACGAAACGCAGTTGTTGATGTGACGCGCTCTTTCACTCATTCACTCTTTCGCTAATTAAAAAGTTTATGACCGCCTTTAGTAAATGCATGATTTGAATCGCCGGCAACCATATGGCCGGCATCGGAAACACTCACGCTGTGCACGTGTGGAACCGCATCCAGAAATTCAGCCATTACTTTTTCGCTGACTACATCGCTGATTCCTCCTCGAACAATCAGCGTGGGCACGGTTAGCGCCCGGGCGGCCTTGTACAAGCGTTCTTCATTCTGAGTCTGCCTGGCCGGGTCTGTCGTTTGTCTCCAGACGGCCAACATAGTTGGGTCCCAGTGCCAGTAGTACCGAGGCTCACCAGATGGGCCTTTTCGCAGACGAAGGTTTTTTTCTAAGCGGCTGTGATCGGATGGACGCGGACGATGGGGGAGGTAAGCCGCAACGGCGTCGGCAGCTTCATCCAGATTGGCAAATCCGTTCTGATTGTTACTCATAAAGGCAAAAATCCGCTCAATGCCTTTTTGCTCAGTTCGTGGTGCTATGTCGACCAGAACAATGGCCGTACAGATGGATTCGGTACCAGTTGGACGCTCGCCTTCGGCAATCAGCGCCGTCATGCCACCCATCGATGCACCCACCAGAGCGGGTTTCTGATCGAGTTGAGATACTAAAGCGCGGAGGTCGCTGGCCAGGTAGTCAATACTATAATGGGCCTCAGCCGACCAGTCGCTGTCGCCGTGCCCGCGTGCATCGAAGGCAATCGCGTACCAGCCTGCATCGGCCAGCCAACGAGCGGTATCGCCCCAAGAATGTCTTGTTTGGCCACCACCATGTAATAGCAGCACAGGGGGATTCGCCGGATCGCCCCAGGCATCGGCCGTAATAAAAAATCCGGGTTCAGTTTCAAAGCGTAGAGCTTGCATACGTGCGACCAGGTCAGAATAAAAGTAAAGTAGGTTAGTTAACTTGATTTAGCTCATCGAACAATGCCTGATTGCGGAGCGGTTGTTGGGCCAGAAGGGGATAATCTGCCGAAGTGACTAATTGGTTAAACAAGCTCAGATCAGCTGGTCGATGAATATCCGATCCCATAAAATCGACCCATTTGTTCGTCAATAAGCGGTGGGCCTGGGCTTGCACTTTTCGCCCATAACGGCCGGTCATAGAGCCCCAGTTTAATTGAAACAAACAGCCCGCCTTGCGCAAATCTGACAGGGCTTTCAGGTCGTTGTGGTAATACGTATAACGTTCAGGGTGAGCTAACAATGGCTGATATCCCTGAGTGAGTAAATGAAAAATTATTTCG
Proteins encoded in this region:
- a CDS encoding alpha-L-rhamnosidase-related protein, translating into MQKLRYTAFLVVSILAGMAAGTSFAQTKEVYSAELMRGLSNKGAHVTKPYITAGDRTYIVGTQNGDFPDLGSHVKGEMGGLWMAPIKLLDGFWLKLTDSDKNDATWLNDASEFITYPYGSKFSYKPVLDGIQVERFQYCPQGKEGMIITYTLANTTNKPRRLQLDFVVKTDVSPVWYSAENNIIDAPDSISWNAKRAVYSAKDTKHSWFTVWGSSVPTSGHALNVPTPTETIGLGKSASSTHSVALKPNEHLTAVFVVAGSTKTSELALASYEAILKNRDQLLREKQAHYAAIINRAKIDIPDKKLQQAVNWGKVDTEWLVSDLPGIGRFLGAGAIEYPWLFGCDNSYAQQGVVALGGHELAKSTLRTIKQVSEKTNANGRIIHEMSSNGFVGNKGNTQETAQFAIAVWKVFEWTGDVAFLREMYPYIQKGIHWLLVDQDKNGDMFPEGYGIMEVKGLNAELVDVAVYTQQALEVAAKMAAIVNDPKSQKDYAQKAALLKNKVNTLFWDETEGSYCDFYGTREQAITTTKGAIEQVQLDLEADKQSAALAKKQEFYKTLLAHLETLPAGTQRGWFTNKNWVISTPIESGIAPSAKAIRLLDKVRTEHTGEYGPYLSAVERRNMMTIATGVQAVAEAAYGRTDESLWYVNKIVETFSRVLPGSISEMMPDYGCPAQAWTIYGLAVPLVTHVFGVQPDAYKKAITFAPHLPSGWDSISLAELPVGDNLISFAVQKTGKGVQYTLNSKTADWHYTLKLANLKGKNYVLNGKTLVANSDELPIQGKSATVLILD
- a CDS encoding TlpA family protein disulfide reductase, giving the protein MKFVLLVVLFAFALRSSFAQMPQTSQVGIRRAVKIDKNTRFIDKVTGKPISYSAYQELMTKDPFGYHLEPIIDEYGQPSAYSIRACTPEERTTHSFNDIDITLRPKIGEPMQEFIMKGIDGKVYRLSELKGQVVVLSFWVSLQKPFWGPNDAKRFADALRPFQSENAPIILGILQDSKEEIASVMATETLPFMPIPDSLGFNSKFQVTSIPSFIIIDRSGKVANYIEGSDYDQLQKALQTVAR
- a CDS encoding acyltransferase family protein; this encodes MTNLNVETSVGTSHIPGLLKPKSHFVILDGLRGIAAFAVVIFHFMECVYPEPRQNFIGHGFLAVDFFFCLSGFVIGYAYDDRIEKIGITEFLKARLIRLHPLVILGSVLGLIAFLADPFVDNSEAYTIGKLILLFTCSILVIPLPIMKERVFNLFGFNAPAWSLFWEYIANLVYVLILCRLKRRYLAVLTILAGAWIFWISYQTGNLMGGWSKDNFWDGCARVSYSFSAGLFIYRANWIIKNKIGFLGLAVFVSFAFLMPYGNWNWLAEALVVLVYFPLIISLGAGSTLSPSMVNFSDFLGKLSYPLYMTHYWAIWLFAYYISNHKLSAQELFLIISLTIVFMIVQAYIAMTLYDIPLRGYLNGKRYRGDMKS
- a CDS encoding type II toxin-antitoxin system VapC family toxin, giving the protein MKERLFCDTNALIRLLEGDALVSALLAEKRIYISAITEMEMQCKPNIKASERAIIRDLLSYCIIVDLTDAIKDRAIKVRLSTRLKLMDAIVGASAIEAGLPLVTADEKFSSLRGTDVIMLPQR
- a CDS encoding MFS transporter — its product is MSKNSPRILTAWTFYDWANSVHSLVIVSSIFPVYFSATALNEAGGPIINFLGISIKNSVLFSYTISAAFLFTALLSPLCSAIADYSGRKKTFMKVFCYTGAISCSLLYFFTKETTTFAIICFWISLIGWSGSIVFYNSYLPDIATEDQFDRVSARGFSMGYLGSVLLMILNLLVILKREWFGNISEAMASRIAFLTVGLWWVGFAQIPFSRLPDGVKKATDKTGNYLLNGFKELQQVWGTLQERPLAKRFLISFFVYNMAVMTVMYVATIFGSDELKLPGQSLIITILLIQLVAIPGAYGFSWLSERIGNTYALMTAVFIWILICTGAYFVQTETQFFALAAVVGLVMGGIQSLSRSTYSKLIPATSDTASYFSFYDVIDKTSTVFGTLVYGLIEQLTGSMRNSILALLVLFVIGFLLLLRIPSQKVYHTPLETEEVL